A portion of the Lolium rigidum isolate FL_2022 chromosome 1, APGP_CSIRO_Lrig_0.1, whole genome shotgun sequence genome contains these proteins:
- the LOC124654590 gene encoding uncharacterized protein LOC124654590 encodes MSDAGGGEENQGEEGASKISSMLQPLPTPLFYSRRRRSSQHANSQRQEEMLRPGSEHDLKSKSISCEPTTEVLDEEMDWQEEEEEEEEEEEEEEEEEEEEEEEEEEEEEEDSMETEKKEFAEHLARWESSFGKGYEVLTTFSPMLFTHCAPGFVPFGAARVGSLQIYSIKIAKIKHLKWPLYVYGVVAARDYVDNKRNILFYRTSHCYQTLTKNNPYLHLTGPCRAIMSKEPVEIEIQLKLRGQPESRALISRVLRYNNPRNLDHFYSYPSNRLCKMELCFEQLERSCQATVVGVHAIEGSPFKYGGQVVCSTLPWEDPFRKVVLFDSKNGTGQNGL; translated from the exons ATGtctgacgccggcggcggcgaggaaaaCCAGGGAGAAGAAGGGGCGAGCAAAATCTCGTCCATGTTGCAGCCGCTACCAACGCCGCTCTTCTATAGCCGGCGGAGACGTTCCTCGCAGCACGCCAATTCGCAGCGACAAGAAGAGATGCTTCGCCCGGGATCAGAGCACGATCTCAAATCGAAATCGATCTCCTGCGAACCAACCACGGAGGTGCTTGATGAAGAGATGGATTggcaggaagaggaagaggaagaggaggaggaagaggaggaggaagaagaggaagaagaagaagaagaggaggaggaggaagaagaagaggaggaggattccATGGAGACTGAGAAGAAGGAGTTCGCTGAACACCTTGCCAGATGGGAATCCAGTTTTGGCAAGGGATACGAAGTTTTGA CGACTTTCAGTCCAATGCTCTTTACACACTGCGCACCGGGTTTTGTCCCGTTTGGGGCTGCTCGTGTCGGAAGCCTACAGATCTATTCTATCAAAATTGCTAAAATAAAACACCTGAAGTGGCCACTGTATGTGTACGGCGTGGTTGCGGCGCGAGACTACGTGGATAACAAACGCAATATTCTGTTCTATCGCACAAGCCATTGCTACCAGACCCTCACTAAAAAT AATCCTTATTTGCACTTGACTGGCCCTTGTCGTGCAATTATGTCCAAGGAACCTGTCGAAATAGAAATCCAACTGAAATTAAGGGGACAGCCTGAGAGTAGAGCATTGATCAGTAGAGTTTTACGATATAACAATCCTCGCAATCTTGACCATTTTTATTCCTACCCCTCCAACCGCTTGTGCAAAATGGAGTTATGCTTCGAACAACTCGAACGGTCATGCCAGGCCACTGTGGTGGGTGTTCATGCTATTGAAGGGTCGCCTTTTAAGTATGGCGGACAAGTTGTTTGTTCTACATTACCTTGGGAGGATCCTTTTCGGAAAGTTGTCCTATTTGATTCAAAGAATGGGACAGGGCAGAATGGTTTGTGA